In one Maniola jurtina chromosome 13, ilManJurt1.1, whole genome shotgun sequence genomic region, the following are encoded:
- the LOC123871005 gene encoding pre-mRNA-processing ATP-dependent RNA helicase prp5-like has translation MVVVQRPKTDKKNTYRKPDRNTYRKTDRRNTYRKPDRNTYRRSDRRNTYKKPDRNTYRRSDRRNTYRKPDRNTYRRSDRRNTYKKPDRNTYRRSDRRNTYRKPDRRNTYRKPDRRQRDGYSDSRRTFLPVQILDFIYCCCCLHNHRISDINTHYIENEKKRMYSDTGTGPNMPKHIE, from the exons ATGGTTGTG GTACAAAGACC aaagacagacaaaaaaaacaCGTACAGAAAGCCAGACAGAAATACgtacagaaagacagacagaagaAACACGTACAGAAAGCCAGACAGAAATACGTACCGAAGGTCAGACAGAAGAAACACGTACAAAAAGCCAGACAGAAATACGTACCGAAGGTCGGACAGAAGAAACACGTACAGAAAGCCAGACAGAAATACGTACCGAAGGTCAGACAGAAGAAACACGTACAAAAAGCCAGACAGAAATACGTACCGAAGGTCGGACAGAAGAAACACTTACAGAAAGCCAGACAGAAGAAACACGTACAGAAAGCCAGATAGAAGACAAAG GGATGGTTATTCAGATTCCCGAAGAACCTTCTTACCTGTCCAAATActggattttatttattgttgctGTTGTCTTCACAACCATCGCATTAGCGATATCAATACACATTatattgaaaatgaaaaaaaaaggatgTACTCGGACACAGGCACAG
- the LOC123870706 gene encoding uncharacterized protein LOC123870706 isoform X2: protein MALIRFSVAVFLCFLSYVDAACDPEDDTRAKVCGKRDLCITMNNEMTPVEPTYTYYYNKNVTIECHYNGRLSFFVDDFSLSWKKGKDVLSTVACRNLQRFIQLSPDTNNTVYTCMKDDTSSREISSTAKITFIYERPKPKKGEYNASITVTVNDGTPVGEVASSSSAVKITNAEGALYYYFDHEIVNVTCSMVSSAENTKTFLLKMLYSDDTKKKLLDEKCFDGSNNRDMQVSITQELTAFMTGICYKCSLLIGENAKDKTCVTVQKRNIFSLKFKLAKLKMHIGNIIGQEEDTKNGREVVHTYNEENVNLTARCSHDDEVHTYRKISPVPILWKTEDLDSTYKDNTIKYYHTYNDTIVIPLSADQSNSYIDCVENLGNQVSFNTTNPPNSIRLRFIYAKLRIYINNNAGEEDGKETIYDKEVIHKYKQENAIVIARCSHAEEFYRSRPNNNMSYTPILWKTEKLDGIFESLDQNSLKITLFAGRNESYIDCEDNMFVTSKQNSKIRLRFIYENDVEVNECDLEDAERAKICDQKRLCITINDKVVKSYNYSKTMDVTVECHYSETVSKPLKDDFSIHWKKGEQVISNEEKCRNLKKVIQLSPDTNNTVYTCEKYSKSQPPIDNVTQTITFLYFPDVVSNPMNAEEQTSDENLTLNERMKIFFESNWIVLVTGLIVFIVVVVVIVATCVVLKSKNSPKEDKTRLNPKGSTESLDDIPKIQNKMRSEPKLNDLYTELNDDTSTEVYCDPYTAMYTQPIPKSARKPKIIPKPLPRKTENYSNTSGLEYDEPSMYNNVANNTRRIYNNGPGKTGPNYYNIDKSTKNIGATYNNIDKSAKNIGATYNNIDKSAKNTGATYNNIAQVLKNTKRVHIYDNTAASYTNTGNEKYSSDVYSEPELYEIPS from the exons atgGCTCTTATAAGGTTTTCTGTGGCAGTGTTTCTTTGTTTCTTGTCTT ATGTTGATGCTGCTTGTGATCCTGAAG ATGATACACGAGCCAAAGTGTGTGGCAAAAGAG ATTTGTGCATAACAATGAATAACGAAATGACACCAGTTGAACCTACATATACTTACTACTATAACAAGAACGTAACAATAGAATGTCATTATAATGGAAGACTATCGTTTTTTGTAGACGATTTTTCATTAAGCTGGAAGAAAG GTAAAGACGTACTCAGCACAGTGGCATGTAGAAATCTACAACGGTTTATACAACTCTCACCAGATACTAACAATACGGTGTACACTTGTATGAAAGATGATACATCTTCACGTGAAATCTCTAGCACAGCGAAGATTACATTCATTTATGAAAGGCCGAAACCAAAAAAAGGGGAATATAACG CTAGCATAACTGTAACTGTAAACGACGGTACCCCGGTAGGGGAAGTAGCGTCCTCGTCTTCGGCAGTTAAAATCACTAACGCAGAAGGCGCCCTTTATTACTACTTCGACCATGAAATAGTCAACGTGACATGTAGCATGGTCAGTAGTGCCGAGAACACCAAAACATTTTTGCTGAAGATGTTATATTCAGAtgatactaaaaaaaaactcttagaTG AGAAATGTTTTGATGGCAGTAATAATCGTGATATGCAAGTTTCGATTACGCAGGAGCTAACTGCTTTCATGACCGGAATTTGCTACAAATGCAGTCTTTTGATTGGAGAAAATGCTAAAGACAAAACGTGCGTCACGGTACAAAAGAGAAACATCTTTAGTCTTAAATTTAAGTTGG CAAAACTTAAAATGCACATTGGTAATATCATTGGACAAGAAGAGGATACTAAAAACGGACGTGAAGTAGTTCACACATACAACGAAGAAAACGTAAATCTAACCGCGAGATGTTCACACGATGACGAAGTACATACATATCGTAAAATATCACCTGTTCCGATATTATGGAAAACTGAAGACCTTG ATAGTACTTACAAggataatacaataaaatattatcatacaTATAATGATACAATAGTAATACCACTATCTGCTGATCAAAGTAATTCCTACATAGATTGCGTGGAAAATTTGGGAAATCAAGTTTCTTTTAATACAACCAACCCACCCAACTCCATTCGATTAAGGTTTATTTACG CAAAACTTAGAATATACATCAATAATAACGCTGGAGAAGAAGATGGTAAAGAAACTATTTATGATAAAGAAGTAATTCATAAATACAAGCAAGAAAACGCAATCGTAATAGCGAGATGTTCACACGCAGAAGAATTCTACCGTAGTCGTCCTAACAATAATATGTCATATACTCCGATATTATGGAAAACTGAGAAGCTTG ATGGTATCTTTGAGAGTTTAGaccaaaattcattaaaaataaccCTATTTGCTGGTCGAAATGAATCCTACATAGATTGCGAGGACAATATGTTTGTAACTTCTAAACAAAACTCCAAAATTCGACTcagatttatttatgaaaatg atGTCGAAGTTAACGAGTGTGATCTTGAAg ATGCGGAACGAGCCAAGATATGTGACCaaaaaa GGTTGTGCATAACTATCAATGACAAAGTAGTTAAATCTTACAACTATAGTAAGACGATGGACGTAACAGTAGAATGTCATTATAGTGAAACGGTTAGCAAACCTTTAAAAGATGATTTTTCAATACATTGGAAGAAAG gtGAACAGGTCATAAGCAATGAAGAGAAGTGTAGAAATCTAAAAAAAGTTATACAACTGTCACCAGACACTAACAACACAGTTTATACTTGTGAAAAATATTCCAAGTCCCAACCTCCCATTGATAACGTCACACAGACCATTACATTCCTTTACTTTCCGGATGTAGTATCTAATCCTATGAATGCAGAGGAACAGACGAGCGATG AAAATCTTACTTTAAACGAGCGAATGAAGATATTTTTCGAGTCCAACTGGATTGTATTGGTTACTGGACTTATTGTCTTCATTGTTGTAGTAGTGGTCATAGTGGCCACATGTGTTGTATTAAAATCGAAGAACAGTCCTAAAGAG gACAAAACACGCCTCAACCCAAAAGGGTCTACAGAAAGTTTGGATGACATtcctaaaattcaaaataaaatgcGTTCGGAACCCAAACTGAACGACCTATATACTGAACTCAACGATGATACCTCCACAGAAGTGTATTGCGACCCGTACACAGCAATGTACACTCAGCCTATACCAAAAAGCGCAAGAAAACCTAAAATCATACCTAAACCTTTACCTagaaaaacagaaaattattcgAACACATCAGGACTCGAGTACGATGAGCCATCGATGTACAATAATGTTGCAAACAATACCAGGCGAATTTACAATAACGGTCCAGGGAAAACGGGGCCGAATTACTATAACATTGACAAAAGTACCAAGAATATTGGGGCAACTTACAATAACATTGACAAAAGTGCCAAGAATATTGGGGCAACTTACAATAACATTGACAaaagtgccaagaatactggggCAACTTACAATAAC ATTGCTCAAGTTTTGAAGAACACCAAACGCGTTCATATTTACGACAATACGGCGGCAAGTTATACCAACACAGGGAACGAGAAATATAGTTCTGATGTGTATAGCGAACCGGAGCTGTATGAGATCCCGTCCTAA
- the LOC123870706 gene encoding uncharacterized protein LOC123870706 isoform X1 encodes MALIRFSVAVFLCFLSYVDAACDPEDDTRAKVCGKRDLCITMNNEMTPVEPTYTYYYNKNVTIECHYNGRLSFFVDDFSLSWKKGKDVLSTVACRNLQRFIQLSPDTNNTVYTCMKDDTSSREISSTAKITFIYERPKPKKGEYNASITVTVNDGTPVGEVASSSSAVKITNAEGALYYYFDHEIVNVTCSMVSSAENTKTFLLKMLYSDDTKKKLLDEKCFDGSNNRDMQVSITQELTAFMTGICYKCSLLIGENAKDKTCVTVQKRNIFSLKFKLAKLKMHIGNIIGQEEDTKNGREVVHTYNEENVNLTARCSHDDEVHTYRKISPVPILWKTEDLDSTYKDNTIKYYHTYNDTIVIPLSADQSNSYIDCVENLGNQVSFNTTNPPNSIRLRFIYAKLRIYINNNAGEEDGKETIYDKEVIHKYKQENAIVIARCSHAEEFYRSRPNNNMSYTPILWKTEKLDGIFESLDQNSLKITLFAGRNESYIDCEDNMFVTSKQNSKIRLRFIYENDVEVNECDLEDAERAKICDQKRLCITINDKVVKSYNYSKTMDVTVECHYSETVSKPLKDDFSIHWKKGEQVISNEEKCRNLKKVIQLSPDTNNTVYTCEKYSKSQPPIDNVTQTITFLYFPDVVSNPMNAEEQTSDENLTLNERMKIFFESNWIVLVTGLIVFIVVVVVIVATCVVLKSKNSPKEDKTRLNPKGSTESLDDIPKIQNKMRSEPKLNDLYTELNDDTSTEVYCDPYTAMYTQPIPKSARKPKIIPKPLPRKTENYSNTSGLEYDEPSMYNNVANNTRRIYNNGPGKTGPNYYNIDKSTKNIGATYNNIDKSAKNIGATYNNIDKSAKNTGATYNNIDKSAKNTGATYNNIAQVLKNTKRVHIYDNTAASYTNTGNEKYSSDVYSEPELYEIPS; translated from the exons atgGCTCTTATAAGGTTTTCTGTGGCAGTGTTTCTTTGTTTCTTGTCTT ATGTTGATGCTGCTTGTGATCCTGAAG ATGATACACGAGCCAAAGTGTGTGGCAAAAGAG ATTTGTGCATAACAATGAATAACGAAATGACACCAGTTGAACCTACATATACTTACTACTATAACAAGAACGTAACAATAGAATGTCATTATAATGGAAGACTATCGTTTTTTGTAGACGATTTTTCATTAAGCTGGAAGAAAG GTAAAGACGTACTCAGCACAGTGGCATGTAGAAATCTACAACGGTTTATACAACTCTCACCAGATACTAACAATACGGTGTACACTTGTATGAAAGATGATACATCTTCACGTGAAATCTCTAGCACAGCGAAGATTACATTCATTTATGAAAGGCCGAAACCAAAAAAAGGGGAATATAACG CTAGCATAACTGTAACTGTAAACGACGGTACCCCGGTAGGGGAAGTAGCGTCCTCGTCTTCGGCAGTTAAAATCACTAACGCAGAAGGCGCCCTTTATTACTACTTCGACCATGAAATAGTCAACGTGACATGTAGCATGGTCAGTAGTGCCGAGAACACCAAAACATTTTTGCTGAAGATGTTATATTCAGAtgatactaaaaaaaaactcttagaTG AGAAATGTTTTGATGGCAGTAATAATCGTGATATGCAAGTTTCGATTACGCAGGAGCTAACTGCTTTCATGACCGGAATTTGCTACAAATGCAGTCTTTTGATTGGAGAAAATGCTAAAGACAAAACGTGCGTCACGGTACAAAAGAGAAACATCTTTAGTCTTAAATTTAAGTTGG CAAAACTTAAAATGCACATTGGTAATATCATTGGACAAGAAGAGGATACTAAAAACGGACGTGAAGTAGTTCACACATACAACGAAGAAAACGTAAATCTAACCGCGAGATGTTCACACGATGACGAAGTACATACATATCGTAAAATATCACCTGTTCCGATATTATGGAAAACTGAAGACCTTG ATAGTACTTACAAggataatacaataaaatattatcatacaTATAATGATACAATAGTAATACCACTATCTGCTGATCAAAGTAATTCCTACATAGATTGCGTGGAAAATTTGGGAAATCAAGTTTCTTTTAATACAACCAACCCACCCAACTCCATTCGATTAAGGTTTATTTACG CAAAACTTAGAATATACATCAATAATAACGCTGGAGAAGAAGATGGTAAAGAAACTATTTATGATAAAGAAGTAATTCATAAATACAAGCAAGAAAACGCAATCGTAATAGCGAGATGTTCACACGCAGAAGAATTCTACCGTAGTCGTCCTAACAATAATATGTCATATACTCCGATATTATGGAAAACTGAGAAGCTTG ATGGTATCTTTGAGAGTTTAGaccaaaattcattaaaaataaccCTATTTGCTGGTCGAAATGAATCCTACATAGATTGCGAGGACAATATGTTTGTAACTTCTAAACAAAACTCCAAAATTCGACTcagatttatttatgaaaatg atGTCGAAGTTAACGAGTGTGATCTTGAAg ATGCGGAACGAGCCAAGATATGTGACCaaaaaa GGTTGTGCATAACTATCAATGACAAAGTAGTTAAATCTTACAACTATAGTAAGACGATGGACGTAACAGTAGAATGTCATTATAGTGAAACGGTTAGCAAACCTTTAAAAGATGATTTTTCAATACATTGGAAGAAAG gtGAACAGGTCATAAGCAATGAAGAGAAGTGTAGAAATCTAAAAAAAGTTATACAACTGTCACCAGACACTAACAACACAGTTTATACTTGTGAAAAATATTCCAAGTCCCAACCTCCCATTGATAACGTCACACAGACCATTACATTCCTTTACTTTCCGGATGTAGTATCTAATCCTATGAATGCAGAGGAACAGACGAGCGATG AAAATCTTACTTTAAACGAGCGAATGAAGATATTTTTCGAGTCCAACTGGATTGTATTGGTTACTGGACTTATTGTCTTCATTGTTGTAGTAGTGGTCATAGTGGCCACATGTGTTGTATTAAAATCGAAGAACAGTCCTAAAGAG gACAAAACACGCCTCAACCCAAAAGGGTCTACAGAAAGTTTGGATGACATtcctaaaattcaaaataaaatgcGTTCGGAACCCAAACTGAACGACCTATATACTGAACTCAACGATGATACCTCCACAGAAGTGTATTGCGACCCGTACACAGCAATGTACACTCAGCCTATACCAAAAAGCGCAAGAAAACCTAAAATCATACCTAAACCTTTACCTagaaaaacagaaaattattcgAACACATCAGGACTCGAGTACGATGAGCCATCGATGTACAATAATGTTGCAAACAATACCAGGCGAATTTACAATAACGGTCCAGGGAAAACGGGGCCGAATTACTATAACATTGACAAAAGTACCAAGAATATTGGGGCAACTTACAATAACATTGACAAAAGTGCCAAGAATATTGGGGCAACTTACAATAACATTGACAaaagtgccaagaatactggggCAACTTACAATAACATTGACAaaagtgccaagaatactggggCAACTTACAATAACATTGCTCAAGTTTTGAAGAACACCAAACGCGTTCATATTTACGACAATACGGCGGCAAGTTATACCAACACAGGGAACGAGAAATATAGTTCTGATGTGTATAGCGAACCGGAGCTGTATGAGATCCCGTCCTAA
- the LOC123870706 gene encoding uncharacterized protein LOC123870706 isoform X3: protein MNNEMTPVEPTYTYYYNKNVTIECHYNGRLSFFVDDFSLSWKKGKDVLSTVACRNLQRFIQLSPDTNNTVYTCMKDDTSSREISSTAKITFIYERPKPKKGEYNASITVTVNDGTPVGEVASSSSAVKITNAEGALYYYFDHEIVNVTCSMVSSAENTKTFLLKMLYSDDTKKKLLDEKCFDGSNNRDMQVSITQELTAFMTGICYKCSLLIGENAKDKTCVTVQKRNIFSLKFKLAKLKMHIGNIIGQEEDTKNGREVVHTYNEENVNLTARCSHDDEVHTYRKISPVPILWKTEDLDSTYKDNTIKYYHTYNDTIVIPLSADQSNSYIDCVENLGNQVSFNTTNPPNSIRLRFIYAKLRIYINNNAGEEDGKETIYDKEVIHKYKQENAIVIARCSHAEEFYRSRPNNNMSYTPILWKTEKLDGIFESLDQNSLKITLFAGRNESYIDCEDNMFVTSKQNSKIRLRFIYENDVEVNECDLEDAERAKICDQKRLCITINDKVVKSYNYSKTMDVTVECHYSETVSKPLKDDFSIHWKKGEQVISNEEKCRNLKKVIQLSPDTNNTVYTCEKYSKSQPPIDNVTQTITFLYFPDVVSNPMNAEEQTSDENLTLNERMKIFFESNWIVLVTGLIVFIVVVVVIVATCVVLKSKNSPKEDKTRLNPKGSTESLDDIPKIQNKMRSEPKLNDLYTELNDDTSTEVYCDPYTAMYTQPIPKSARKPKIIPKPLPRKTENYSNTSGLEYDEPSMYNNVANNTRRIYNNGPGKTGPNYYNIDKSTKNIGATYNNIDKSAKNIGATYNNIDKSAKNTGATYNNIDKSAKNTGATYNNIAQVLKNTKRVHIYDNTAASYTNTGNEKYSSDVYSEPELYEIPS from the exons ATGAATAACGAAATGACACCAGTTGAACCTACATATACTTACTACTATAACAAGAACGTAACAATAGAATGTCATTATAATGGAAGACTATCGTTTTTTGTAGACGATTTTTCATTAAGCTGGAAGAAAG GTAAAGACGTACTCAGCACAGTGGCATGTAGAAATCTACAACGGTTTATACAACTCTCACCAGATACTAACAATACGGTGTACACTTGTATGAAAGATGATACATCTTCACGTGAAATCTCTAGCACAGCGAAGATTACATTCATTTATGAAAGGCCGAAACCAAAAAAAGGGGAATATAACG CTAGCATAACTGTAACTGTAAACGACGGTACCCCGGTAGGGGAAGTAGCGTCCTCGTCTTCGGCAGTTAAAATCACTAACGCAGAAGGCGCCCTTTATTACTACTTCGACCATGAAATAGTCAACGTGACATGTAGCATGGTCAGTAGTGCCGAGAACACCAAAACATTTTTGCTGAAGATGTTATATTCAGAtgatactaaaaaaaaactcttagaTG AGAAATGTTTTGATGGCAGTAATAATCGTGATATGCAAGTTTCGATTACGCAGGAGCTAACTGCTTTCATGACCGGAATTTGCTACAAATGCAGTCTTTTGATTGGAGAAAATGCTAAAGACAAAACGTGCGTCACGGTACAAAAGAGAAACATCTTTAGTCTTAAATTTAAGTTGG CAAAACTTAAAATGCACATTGGTAATATCATTGGACAAGAAGAGGATACTAAAAACGGACGTGAAGTAGTTCACACATACAACGAAGAAAACGTAAATCTAACCGCGAGATGTTCACACGATGACGAAGTACATACATATCGTAAAATATCACCTGTTCCGATATTATGGAAAACTGAAGACCTTG ATAGTACTTACAAggataatacaataaaatattatcatacaTATAATGATACAATAGTAATACCACTATCTGCTGATCAAAGTAATTCCTACATAGATTGCGTGGAAAATTTGGGAAATCAAGTTTCTTTTAATACAACCAACCCACCCAACTCCATTCGATTAAGGTTTATTTACG CAAAACTTAGAATATACATCAATAATAACGCTGGAGAAGAAGATGGTAAAGAAACTATTTATGATAAAGAAGTAATTCATAAATACAAGCAAGAAAACGCAATCGTAATAGCGAGATGTTCACACGCAGAAGAATTCTACCGTAGTCGTCCTAACAATAATATGTCATATACTCCGATATTATGGAAAACTGAGAAGCTTG ATGGTATCTTTGAGAGTTTAGaccaaaattcattaaaaataaccCTATTTGCTGGTCGAAATGAATCCTACATAGATTGCGAGGACAATATGTTTGTAACTTCTAAACAAAACTCCAAAATTCGACTcagatttatttatgaaaatg atGTCGAAGTTAACGAGTGTGATCTTGAAg ATGCGGAACGAGCCAAGATATGTGACCaaaaaa GGTTGTGCATAACTATCAATGACAAAGTAGTTAAATCTTACAACTATAGTAAGACGATGGACGTAACAGTAGAATGTCATTATAGTGAAACGGTTAGCAAACCTTTAAAAGATGATTTTTCAATACATTGGAAGAAAG gtGAACAGGTCATAAGCAATGAAGAGAAGTGTAGAAATCTAAAAAAAGTTATACAACTGTCACCAGACACTAACAACACAGTTTATACTTGTGAAAAATATTCCAAGTCCCAACCTCCCATTGATAACGTCACACAGACCATTACATTCCTTTACTTTCCGGATGTAGTATCTAATCCTATGAATGCAGAGGAACAGACGAGCGATG AAAATCTTACTTTAAACGAGCGAATGAAGATATTTTTCGAGTCCAACTGGATTGTATTGGTTACTGGACTTATTGTCTTCATTGTTGTAGTAGTGGTCATAGTGGCCACATGTGTTGTATTAAAATCGAAGAACAGTCCTAAAGAG gACAAAACACGCCTCAACCCAAAAGGGTCTACAGAAAGTTTGGATGACATtcctaaaattcaaaataaaatgcGTTCGGAACCCAAACTGAACGACCTATATACTGAACTCAACGATGATACCTCCACAGAAGTGTATTGCGACCCGTACACAGCAATGTACACTCAGCCTATACCAAAAAGCGCAAGAAAACCTAAAATCATACCTAAACCTTTACCTagaaaaacagaaaattattcgAACACATCAGGACTCGAGTACGATGAGCCATCGATGTACAATAATGTTGCAAACAATACCAGGCGAATTTACAATAACGGTCCAGGGAAAACGGGGCCGAATTACTATAACATTGACAAAAGTACCAAGAATATTGGGGCAACTTACAATAACATTGACAAAAGTGCCAAGAATATTGGGGCAACTTACAATAACATTGACAaaagtgccaagaatactggggCAACTTACAATAACATTGACAaaagtgccaagaatactggggCAACTTACAATAACATTGCTCAAGTTTTGAAGAACACCAAACGCGTTCATATTTACGACAATACGGCGGCAAGTTATACCAACACAGGGAACGAGAAATATAGTTCTGATGTGTATAGCGAACCGGAGCTGTATGAGATCCCGTCCTAA